Proteins co-encoded in one Maridesulfovibrio ferrireducens genomic window:
- a CDS encoding M20/M25/M40 family metallo-hydrolase, which yields MINKDRILSLFLDLVKIDSPSLKEKNVADYLCSLMQDKGYEIIKDNAGKACGGNTGNIFVQIPATGDGDPIAFSAHMDCVNPCCGVVPVVKDDVVYSSGDTVLGGDDKAGLAIMIEALKHLEEESIPHPEIYLMFSICEESGMHGAKNMDATLLPAKNVIVLDSGGAVGTIVIKAPAKAGIKIVFKGKSAHAGITPESGISAIQIAAEAVTHMNLLRIDKETTANLGSIEGGGSTNIVTEQVTLSAEARSTNEESLQSQLDHMKKCCVDAADNFGGACDFDYEISYPALHVDESSMLLAKVEQSCKNISLSSSRVSTGGGSDSNILYGKGYDVLTLGIGMSKVHTVEEFIKIKSMTDCAELVADIMKS from the coding sequence ATGATTAATAAAGATAGAATTTTAAGTTTATTTTTAGATTTAGTTAAAATTGATAGTCCTTCCCTCAAAGAAAAAAATGTTGCAGATTATCTCTGCTCTTTGATGCAGGATAAAGGATATGAAATTATAAAGGATAATGCCGGAAAGGCATGCGGTGGAAATACCGGGAATATCTTTGTTCAAATTCCAGCAACGGGTGACGGAGATCCTATCGCTTTTTCTGCTCATATGGATTGTGTAAATCCATGTTGCGGAGTTGTTCCTGTTGTTAAAGACGACGTTGTGTACAGCTCGGGTGACACTGTTTTAGGTGGCGATGATAAAGCAGGGCTGGCGATAATGATTGAGGCATTAAAACATCTTGAAGAAGAGTCTATTCCTCATCCTGAGATTTATTTAATGTTTTCCATTTGTGAAGAATCCGGCATGCACGGCGCTAAAAATATGGATGCCACTTTATTACCTGCTAAAAATGTTATTGTGCTCGATTCAGGCGGAGCGGTTGGTACCATTGTTATTAAGGCTCCTGCTAAGGCTGGAATTAAGATTGTTTTTAAAGGTAAATCAGCTCATGCGGGCATCACTCCTGAATCGGGAATAAGTGCTATCCAGATTGCAGCTGAGGCTGTCACTCATATGAATCTGCTTCGCATAGACAAAGAAACTACTGCAAACCTCGGAAGTATTGAAGGCGGCGGGTCGACAAATATTGTAACTGAGCAGGTTACGCTTTCTGCTGAAGCCCGTTCCACAAACGAAGAATCCTTGCAGAGTCAACTTGATCACATGAAAAAATGTTGTGTGGATGCAGCTGATAATTTTGGTGGAGCTTGCGACTTTGATTATGAAATTTCATATCCGGCTCTTCATGTAGACGAAAGCAGCATGCTTTTGGCTAAAGTGGAACAAAGTTGTAAGAATATAAGTCTTTCTTCCAGTCGCGTTTCAACTGGAGGCGGCAGTGATTCCAATATTCTTTATGGAAAAGGGTATGACGTTTTAACGCTCGGAATTGGTATGAGCAAGGTGCACACTGTCGAGGAATTTATTAAAATTAAATCCATGACCGATTGCGCGGAATTGGTTGCTGATATTATGAAGAGCTAG
- a CDS encoding helix-turn-helix domain-containing protein — protein sequence MTCSMKNLNGKEYKCFFELTLLVIGGKWKPIILYFLFREKVLRFGELRKRIPEVTERMLTKQLRELESDGLVHREVYKVVPPKVEYTLTPIGERLIPVLESMRKWGVEYEEFLYDGEVLKGDGYEKK from the coding sequence ATGACGTGCAGTATGAAAAATCTTAACGGCAAAGAGTATAAATGTTTTTTTGAGCTTACTTTACTTGTTATTGGTGGCAAATGGAAACCTATAATTTTATATTTCTTGTTTCGAGAGAAAGTTTTGCGCTTCGGAGAACTTAGAAAAAGAATTCCGGAAGTAACTGAACGAATGCTGACAAAACAACTCCGTGAACTTGAATCCGATGGTCTGGTTCATCGAGAAGTGTATAAGGTCGTCCCGCCTAAAGTTGAATATACGCTAACTCCCATAGGAGAACGTTTGATTCCTGTTTTAGAAAGTATGCGGAAATGGGGAGTGGAGTATGAAGAGTTTCTGTATGATGGAGAAGTTTTAAAGGGCGATGGATACGAAAAAAAATAA
- a CDS encoding flavodoxin family protein has translation MYALAINGSPRKGGNTEILLNTALEPLTEAGWETELIRVGGKPMHGCMACYKCMENKDNKCVIKTDNFNELFEKIMRADALIFGSPTYFTDVSAELKGVLDRAGIVSIANDQVLRGKIGAAVVAVRRGGATHVYDTINHMFLMSQMIVPGSTYWNMGYGREKGDVKNDAEGLRNMNHLGMAINWLGKAIKPHLDSYPAPRD, from the coding sequence ATGTACGCTTTAGCTATCAACGGCAGTCCTCGTAAAGGAGGGAACACTGAAATATTACTGAATACAGCTCTGGAACCATTAACCGAAGCAGGTTGGGAAACTGAACTTATTCGTGTGGGCGGAAAGCCTATGCATGGATGTATGGCTTGTTATAAATGCATGGAAAATAAAGATAATAAATGTGTGATAAAAACAGATAATTTCAATGAACTATTTGAAAAGATTATGAGAGCTGATGCTCTTATTTTCGGATCACCTACATATTTCACAGATGTTTCGGCTGAGCTTAAAGGAGTGTTAGATCGCGCAGGGATTGTATCCATTGCAAATGACCAGGTCCTACGTGGTAAAATCGGAGCAGCTGTAGTTGCTGTTCGCCGCGGCGGAGCAACTCATGTTTATGACACTATCAACCATATGTTTCTCATGAGCCAGATGATTGTTCCAGGGTCGACTTATTGGAACATGGGTTATGGTAGAGAAAAAGGCGATGTGAAAAATGATGCGGAAGGATTACGTAATATGAATCATCTTGGAATGGCAATTAACTGGCTTGGCAAAGCTATAAAGCCACACCTTGA
- a CDS encoding protein phosphatase CheZ produces the protein MVNDDQIVRDMMEKVSADLTKSLKESITLAIQKEISKSMSKTLLEGEFYRRINEDLQSGLKDIYQEVAKAKKGPTSSISVSVDANPDDLFNEASDQLDAIMRTTEKATQDIMDIVEKLQDMQFALAAIVKGFESGGVKKEQREELGKINHTLGEDLMNIMTTLSFQDLTGQRIKIIVDTIKSVEKIVLDLYMSTGLKIKAREKTPEKSLEELDQVAETQMSELQGPTEGSDQGEVDDLLASLGL, from the coding sequence GTGGTTAACGATGATCAAATCGTGCGAGACATGATGGAAAAAGTTTCTGCGGACCTGACTAAAAGCTTGAAAGAAAGCATCACCTTAGCGATCCAGAAAGAAATTTCCAAAAGCATGTCTAAAACACTTCTTGAAGGGGAATTTTATCGTCGGATTAACGAAGATCTTCAAAGCGGACTTAAAGATATTTATCAGGAAGTCGCAAAAGCTAAAAAAGGTCCAACATCCTCTATATCTGTTTCAGTTGATGCGAACCCCGATGATTTGTTCAACGAAGCATCCGATCAATTGGATGCGATCATGCGGACAACGGAAAAAGCCACTCAGGACATAATGGATATTGTTGAAAAACTTCAGGATATGCAGTTCGCCCTTGCAGCTATTGTTAAAGGCTTTGAATCCGGTGGAGTAAAAAAAGAACAACGTGAAGAACTTGGTAAGATTAATCATACTCTTGGCGAAGATCTCATGAACATTATGACAACGCTCAGTTTTCAAGATCTCACAGGACAACGAATTAAAATTATTGTTGATACTATTAAAAGCGTCGAAAAAATAGTTTTAGATTTGTACATGTCTACCGGACTAAAAATTAAAGCTCGTGAAAAGACTCCAGAAAAATCACTTGAGGAATTGGATCAAGTAGCTGAGACACAGATGAGCGAATTACAAGGTCCAACCGAAGGAAGCGATCAAGGTGAAGTCGACGATTTACTCGCTTCTTTAGGCTTATAG